A portion of the Anabas testudineus chromosome 22, fAnaTes1.2, whole genome shotgun sequence genome contains these proteins:
- the LOC113147784 gene encoding thrombospondin-type laminin G domain and EAR repeat-containing protein-like isoform X2, which produces MSSLIFVQLLLLLGLRVIDTTTETWKHCTDLVPLDLLSFVLEKDTSKLVPGVDMRQAGGVRGVHLSSPHTSMSFPSSQLLVDCNLFPTEFSIVVTLKVTRIALKRNEYIFTIVEPGHVKKSEEDNKGDILKRKERDITAQEKDGKKKESRNKSNEEHGGIILGLRFSRKCLHFLFKGQGGAVEHWVFRGTRLADNLWHTLVLTVNGQHVKLTVDCSSPLQIVPSRPFPLDLNIQGSRFHIGSRGRWKGLFSGLLRQLVLVPGSDATHQICPSSNPQLSALSVPPLLLDLPVTERKEGGHIAPYEQRVSVGLERPCSQLLQGQLWFNPLRKGLYLCDGTLWTPVLEDHKRLDYVLEHQVLTTSSETHDVEVFQIPGIGLMAAMAHRSTVSGSAVYLWTDTGFQLYQNFTTQKALAWRHFTMGKKIFLVVSNSGEGPDKHTNKESEMDFSVIYKWSKRRKRFVHFQTLQTHCARDWEAFKINQQTYLAVANHRLGDSNHTIDSVIYKWNRLTKSFEVHQRLPTSGAYDWEFFTVGPYHFLVVANAFDGVTTSVDSVIYVWVNGNFLVFQKIKTFCATDWEMFKIGSRVFLVVANGHRLQGNGPSRYAINSTIYELDMIGQLFVRFQDIVTYSAVDWEFFSLGEEHFLVVANSFNGESYSLNSILYRWQGYEGFVPVHWLPTIGCSDWEFFSSQGESYLIYSSAKVPLSKVFKLKTY; this is translated from the exons ATGTCATCACTGATATTtgtgcagcttcttcttcttctggggTTAAGGGTCATCGACACCACCACAGAGACATGGAAACACTGCACAG ATTTGGTCCCTCTGGATCTTCTGTCTTTTGTTCTCGAGAAGGACACCTCCAAACTCGTACCAGGGGTGGACATGAGGCAGGCTGGAGGGGTGAGGGGTGTTCATTTGTCCAGCCCTCACACCTCCATGAGCTTTCCCTCCTCTCAGTTGCTGGTAGACTGCAACCTCTTCCCCACAGAATTCTCCATTGTTGTGACATTAAAAGTCACTCGTATTGCGCTCAAG CGAAATGAATACATCTTTACTATTGTGGAACCAGGACATGTAAAGAAAAGCGAGGAGGACAATAAGGGagacattttgaaaagaaaggagagggaTATCACCGCACAAGAAAAAGAtgggaagaagaaggagagtcGAAACAAGAGCAATGAGGAACATGGAGGGATAATTCTTGGACTGAGGTTCTCCAGAAAATGCCTGCACTTTCTTTTTAAAGGTCAAGGAGGGGCGGTAGAGCACTGGGTGTTTCGAGGCACTCGGCTGGCTGACAATCTGTGGCACACTCTGGTTCTAACTGTTAATGGTCAACATGTGAAGCTCACAGTGGACTGCAGCTCACCACTACAAAT TGTCCCCTCCAGGCCTTTCCCCTTGGACCTCAACATTCAGGGATCGAGATTCCACATTGGCAGTCGGGGAAGATGGAAAGGCTTGTTTTCA GGTCTGCTGCGTCAGCTGGTTTTGGTGCCAGGTTCGGATGCAACACATCAGATCTGCCCCTCTTCCAACCCCCAgctgtcagctctgtcagtACCACCACTTCTCTTAGACCTCCCTGTCACGGAGAGGAAGGAAGGCGGCCACATAGCACCCTATG agcagagggTGTCAGTGGGGTTGGAACGACCATGCTCGCAGTTGCTACAAGGTCAACTGTGGTTCAATCCGCTCAGGAAAGGCCTCTATCTCTGCGACGGCACATTGTGGACCCCCGTGCTAGAAG ATCATAAACGCCTGGACTATGTGTTGGAACATCAAGTTCTCACCACCAGCTCAGAGACGCATGATGTAGAG GTGTTCCAGATACCTGGCATAGGTCTGATGGCTGCTATGGCTCACCGCTCCACAGTTTCTGGTTCTGCTGTGTATCTGTGGACAGACACAGGTTTCCAGCTGTACCAGAATTTCACCACCCAGAAAGCCCTGGCCTGGAGACACTTCACCATGGGCAAGAAA atatttttggTGGTGTCAAACTCTGGGGAAGGTCCAGATAAACATACTAACAAAGAATCAGAGATGGACTTTTCTGTGATTTACAAGTGGAGCAAGAGAAGAAAGCGGTTTGTGCATTTCCAGACTCTACAGACCCACTGTGCACGGGACTGGGAAGCCTTTAAAATCAATCAACAAACCTATCTTGCTGTGGCCAATCATAGACTAG GTGATAGTAATCACACTATTGACAGTGTGATATACAAATGGAACAGATTAACAAAGTCTTTTGAGGTTCACCAGAGGCTGCCAACCTCAGGAGCCTACGACTGGGAGTTCTTTACAGTTGGACCGTACCACTTTCTGGTGGTCGCAAATGCTTTTGATGGGGTTACCACTTCTGTAGACTCTGTTATCTATGTTTGGGTCAATGGAAACTTCCTGGTGTTCCAGAAAATTAAG ACGTTCTGCGCCACAGACTGGGAAATGTTTAAGATTGGCAGCAGAGTCTTCCTGGTTGTTGCCAATGGACACAGACTCCAGGGTAATGGTCCCAGTCGATACGCCATCAACTCAACTATCTACGAACTGGACATGATTGGGCAACTGTTTGTCCGCTTCCAGGATATTGTCACCTACAG tGCAGTGGACTGGGAGTTCTTTAGCCTCGGGGAGGAACATTTTCTGGTTGTTGCTAATTCCTTTAACGGAGAATCCTACTCTCTCAACAGCATTCTCTACAG gtgGCAGGGATATGAAGGCTTTGTTCCTGTTCACTGGCTCCCAACGATAGGGTGCAGTGACTGGGAGTTTTTCAGCTCTCAAGGAGAATCATATCTGATCTATTCTAGTGCCAAGGTGCCTCTATCCAAAGTGTTCAAACTGAAAACGTACTAG
- the LOC113147784 gene encoding thrombospondin-type laminin G domain and EAR repeat-containing protein-like isoform X1 — MSSLIFVQLLLLLGLRVIDTTTETWKHCTDLVPLDLLSFVLEKDTSKLVPGVDMRQAGGVRGVHLSSPHTSMSFPSSQLLVDCNLFPTEFSIVVTLKVTRIALKRNEYIFTIVEPGHVKKSEEDNKGDILKRKERDITAQEKDGKKKESRNKSNEEHGGIILGLRFSRKCLHFLFKGQGGAVEHWVFRGTRLADNLWHTLVLTVNGQHVKLTVDCSSPLQIVPSRPFPLDLNIQGSRFHIGSRGRWKGLFSGLLRQLVLVPGSDATHQICPSSNPQLSALSVPPLLLDLPVTERKEGGHIAPYETEQRVSVGLERPCSQLLQGQLWFNPLRKGLYLCDGTLWTPVLEDHKRLDYVLEHQVLTTSSETHDVEVFQIPGIGLMAAMAHRSTVSGSAVYLWTDTGFQLYQNFTTQKALAWRHFTMGKKIFLVVSNSGEGPDKHTNKESEMDFSVIYKWSKRRKRFVHFQTLQTHCARDWEAFKINQQTYLAVANHRLGDSNHTIDSVIYKWNRLTKSFEVHQRLPTSGAYDWEFFTVGPYHFLVVANAFDGVTTSVDSVIYVWVNGNFLVFQKIKTFCATDWEMFKIGSRVFLVVANGHRLQGNGPSRYAINSTIYELDMIGQLFVRFQDIVTYSAVDWEFFSLGEEHFLVVANSFNGESYSLNSILYRWQGYEGFVPVHWLPTIGCSDWEFFSSQGESYLIYSSAKVPLSKVFKLKTY; from the exons ATGTCATCACTGATATTtgtgcagcttcttcttcttctggggTTAAGGGTCATCGACACCACCACAGAGACATGGAAACACTGCACAG ATTTGGTCCCTCTGGATCTTCTGTCTTTTGTTCTCGAGAAGGACACCTCCAAACTCGTACCAGGGGTGGACATGAGGCAGGCTGGAGGGGTGAGGGGTGTTCATTTGTCCAGCCCTCACACCTCCATGAGCTTTCCCTCCTCTCAGTTGCTGGTAGACTGCAACCTCTTCCCCACAGAATTCTCCATTGTTGTGACATTAAAAGTCACTCGTATTGCGCTCAAG CGAAATGAATACATCTTTACTATTGTGGAACCAGGACATGTAAAGAAAAGCGAGGAGGACAATAAGGGagacattttgaaaagaaaggagagggaTATCACCGCACAAGAAAAAGAtgggaagaagaaggagagtcGAAACAAGAGCAATGAGGAACATGGAGGGATAATTCTTGGACTGAGGTTCTCCAGAAAATGCCTGCACTTTCTTTTTAAAGGTCAAGGAGGGGCGGTAGAGCACTGGGTGTTTCGAGGCACTCGGCTGGCTGACAATCTGTGGCACACTCTGGTTCTAACTGTTAATGGTCAACATGTGAAGCTCACAGTGGACTGCAGCTCACCACTACAAAT TGTCCCCTCCAGGCCTTTCCCCTTGGACCTCAACATTCAGGGATCGAGATTCCACATTGGCAGTCGGGGAAGATGGAAAGGCTTGTTTTCA GGTCTGCTGCGTCAGCTGGTTTTGGTGCCAGGTTCGGATGCAACACATCAGATCTGCCCCTCTTCCAACCCCCAgctgtcagctctgtcagtACCACCACTTCTCTTAGACCTCCCTGTCACGGAGAGGAAGGAAGGCGGCCACATAGCACCCTATG aaacagagcagagggTGTCAGTGGGGTTGGAACGACCATGCTCGCAGTTGCTACAAGGTCAACTGTGGTTCAATCCGCTCAGGAAAGGCCTCTATCTCTGCGACGGCACATTGTGGACCCCCGTGCTAGAAG ATCATAAACGCCTGGACTATGTGTTGGAACATCAAGTTCTCACCACCAGCTCAGAGACGCATGATGTAGAG GTGTTCCAGATACCTGGCATAGGTCTGATGGCTGCTATGGCTCACCGCTCCACAGTTTCTGGTTCTGCTGTGTATCTGTGGACAGACACAGGTTTCCAGCTGTACCAGAATTTCACCACCCAGAAAGCCCTGGCCTGGAGACACTTCACCATGGGCAAGAAA atatttttggTGGTGTCAAACTCTGGGGAAGGTCCAGATAAACATACTAACAAAGAATCAGAGATGGACTTTTCTGTGATTTACAAGTGGAGCAAGAGAAGAAAGCGGTTTGTGCATTTCCAGACTCTACAGACCCACTGTGCACGGGACTGGGAAGCCTTTAAAATCAATCAACAAACCTATCTTGCTGTGGCCAATCATAGACTAG GTGATAGTAATCACACTATTGACAGTGTGATATACAAATGGAACAGATTAACAAAGTCTTTTGAGGTTCACCAGAGGCTGCCAACCTCAGGAGCCTACGACTGGGAGTTCTTTACAGTTGGACCGTACCACTTTCTGGTGGTCGCAAATGCTTTTGATGGGGTTACCACTTCTGTAGACTCTGTTATCTATGTTTGGGTCAATGGAAACTTCCTGGTGTTCCAGAAAATTAAG ACGTTCTGCGCCACAGACTGGGAAATGTTTAAGATTGGCAGCAGAGTCTTCCTGGTTGTTGCCAATGGACACAGACTCCAGGGTAATGGTCCCAGTCGATACGCCATCAACTCAACTATCTACGAACTGGACATGATTGGGCAACTGTTTGTCCGCTTCCAGGATATTGTCACCTACAG tGCAGTGGACTGGGAGTTCTTTAGCCTCGGGGAGGAACATTTTCTGGTTGTTGCTAATTCCTTTAACGGAGAATCCTACTCTCTCAACAGCATTCTCTACAG gtgGCAGGGATATGAAGGCTTTGTTCCTGTTCACTGGCTCCCAACGATAGGGTGCAGTGACTGGGAGTTTTTCAGCTCTCAAGGAGAATCATATCTGATCTATTCTAGTGCCAAGGTGCCTCTATCCAAAGTGTTCAAACTGAAAACGTACTAG